From a region of the Methylomonas rapida genome:
- a CDS encoding glycosyltransferase family 4 protein gives MTTRKKILYFVTEDWYFCSHRLVLAKAALREGFEVGVLTRVAQHGDAIRDAGILLLPLNIKRGGVNPLYEINTLWQVWKAYRQYRPDIVHHVAVKPVLYGTLVALLFPSLRVVNLMAGLGAIFSSERKKAVLLRPLINGFFHFLFRRKNTLVTVQNYEDFDLLSRQLGIPTSKLKLVKGSGVDIRRFRATEEPDGIVNIALVSRLLWDKGVGEYVAAVKHLKQKGLLFNAFLVGKPDPENMASIDAGQIQQWNAEGYVQCVGHIDDIAEFWRKMHVAVLPSYREGLPKSLLEAAACGRALITTNTSGCKEIVDDGVNGILVPVKEVTELAEAMEFLILNKALRQKMGAAARHKVEQAFSDRIIVAQTLDIYQEML, from the coding sequence ATGACTACCCGCAAAAAAATCTTATATTTCGTCACGGAAGATTGGTATTTCTGTTCACATCGTTTGGTTTTGGCCAAAGCAGCCTTGCGCGAGGGGTTTGAGGTCGGCGTATTAACCCGCGTTGCCCAACATGGCGATGCCATCCGCGATGCCGGGATACTCTTGCTGCCTTTGAACATCAAGCGTGGCGGTGTCAATCCGCTATACGAAATAAACACCCTTTGGCAGGTTTGGAAAGCGTATCGACAATACCGGCCCGACATCGTGCATCATGTTGCGGTCAAGCCCGTTTTATACGGCACCTTGGTGGCCTTGCTGTTTCCTTCTCTGAGGGTAGTGAATTTGATGGCTGGGTTGGGGGCTATTTTTTCGTCCGAGCGTAAAAAAGCCGTCCTTTTGAGGCCTTTGATCAATGGGTTTTTTCATTTTTTATTCCGGCGCAAAAATACCTTGGTTACGGTTCAAAATTACGAAGACTTTGATTTGTTATCCAGGCAGCTCGGAATTCCCACTTCAAAGCTCAAGCTCGTCAAAGGCTCCGGTGTCGATATACGGCGATTTCGGGCGACCGAAGAGCCCGATGGAATCGTCAACATTGCCTTGGTGTCTCGCTTGTTGTGGGACAAGGGGGTGGGCGAGTATGTGGCGGCGGTGAAACATTTAAAACAAAAAGGCTTGCTATTCAATGCTTTTTTGGTCGGTAAGCCAGACCCGGAAAACATGGCTTCGATCGATGCCGGTCAAATACAGCAATGGAACGCCGAAGGCTATGTTCAATGTGTAGGACATATCGATGACATTGCTGAATTTTGGCGCAAAATGCATGTTGCCGTTCTACCGTCCTATCGAGAAGGGTTGCCAAAATCTCTCCTTGAAGCAGCGGCTTGTGGACGAGCGCTCATTACTACTAATACATCGGGTTGCAAGGAAATCGTCGACGATGGTGTCAATGGTATCTTGGTGCCGGTAAAAGAGGTCACTGAATTGGCGGAGGCCATGGAGTTTTTGATATTAAATAAAGCCTTACGCCAAAAAATGGGGGCGGCAGCTCGGCATAAAGTGGAGCAAGCGTTCTCGGACCGGATTATCGTTGCGCAAACGCTTGATATTTACCAGGAAATGCTGTGA
- the asnB gene encoding asparagine synthase (glutamine-hydrolyzing), translating to MCGLTGVFQSQNSGLDSRSILQIMTDGLNHRGPDDAGVWCDQDAGIALGHRRLSILDLSPAGHQPMHSACGRYVIVFNGEIYNHLELRNQLSGAHGGWNGHSDTETLLAAIAAWGVNAALKACVGMFAFALWDRQRRVLTLARDRLGEKPLYYGIQNNTFLFGSELKALRAHPAFVGEIDRDALALYLRHNYIPAPYSIYKGIQKLLPGTYLQVDTALKMDVETYWSVNEVAESGSGDLFVGSEAEAKAELTRLLTQAIRGQMMADVPLGAFLSGGVDSSAIVALMQAQSSNPVKTFTIGFREEGYNEAEYAHAVAKHLGTEHTELYVSPEQAMAVIPRLPEIYDEPFADSSQIPTWLVSKLAREQVTISLSGDGGDELFGGYNRYFIGQALWRKLERLPLPVRARMAGLMTSVPPERWNAMLSAMGFMLPGKLRFGNPGDKLHKLAGVLRCQGPESLYFGLISLWDEPSNVVLGSTEPTTILTDRRQWPALPTTVDWMMALDTLTYMPDDILVKVDRAAMNLSLETRVPFLDHRLVEFAWRLPLSMKIRDGQGKHLLRQVLYDYVPKSLIERPKMGFGIPLDNWLRGALRDWAESLLNESRLNQDGFFAPAGIRKKWQEHLSGQRNWQYHLWGVLMFQAWLDEQRVLRK from the coding sequence ATGTGTGGATTAACAGGTGTTTTTCAAAGTCAAAATTCGGGTTTAGATTCCAGGTCTATCTTGCAAATAATGACCGATGGGTTGAATCATCGCGGCCCGGACGATGCCGGCGTCTGGTGCGATCAGGACGCGGGTATTGCATTGGGCCATCGCAGGTTGTCCATTCTCGATCTATCGCCTGCCGGTCATCAGCCGATGCATTCGGCTTGTGGTCGTTATGTCATTGTTTTCAATGGCGAGATTTATAACCATCTGGAGTTACGCAATCAGTTATCCGGAGCCCATGGCGGTTGGAATGGGCATTCCGATACCGAAACGCTGTTGGCCGCGATTGCGGCTTGGGGTGTAAATGCCGCGCTGAAAGCCTGTGTCGGCATGTTTGCGTTCGCGCTGTGGGACAGGCAGCGGCGCGTGCTGACATTGGCGCGGGATAGATTGGGCGAAAAGCCGCTGTATTACGGTATCCAAAATAATACCTTTTTGTTCGGTTCCGAGCTGAAAGCCTTGCGCGCGCATCCCGCGTTTGTCGGCGAAATCGACCGGGACGCGCTAGCGCTATATTTGCGCCACAATTATATCCCGGCTCCTTATTCCATCTATAAAGGCATACAAAAACTGTTGCCCGGCACCTATCTACAGGTGGATACGGCGCTCAAGATGGACGTCGAAACCTATTGGTCCGTCAATGAGGTTGCCGAATCGGGTAGCGGTGATTTGTTCGTGGGGAGCGAAGCGGAAGCCAAGGCCGAGTTGACGCGTTTGTTGACCCAGGCTATCCGTGGACAGATGATGGCCGACGTGCCGCTTGGGGCTTTTCTGTCCGGCGGGGTCGATTCTTCCGCTATCGTGGCGTTGATGCAGGCGCAGTCGAGCAATCCGGTTAAAACATTTACCATCGGTTTTCGCGAGGAGGGTTATAACGAAGCCGAATACGCTCATGCCGTGGCCAAGCATTTGGGCACGGAACATACCGAGCTCTATGTGTCTCCCGAGCAGGCAATGGCGGTGATTCCGCGGTTGCCTGAAATTTACGATGAGCCCTTTGCCGATTCGTCGCAAATTCCGACCTGGCTGGTTTCTAAACTGGCCCGAGAGCAAGTGACCATCAGCCTTTCGGGCGACGGTGGCGACGAACTGTTTGGTGGTTATAATCGCTATTTCATCGGGCAAGCGCTTTGGCGTAAATTGGAGCGCTTGCCCTTACCCGTTAGAGCGAGGATGGCCGGGCTAATGACTAGCGTGCCGCCGGAGCGCTGGAATGCGATGCTGTCGGCAATGGGTTTCATGCTGCCGGGTAAGTTACGTTTCGGCAACCCCGGCGACAAGCTGCATAAATTGGCTGGCGTACTGCGTTGTCAGGGGCCTGAAAGTCTCTACTTCGGCTTGATATCGCTATGGGATGAACCGAGCAATGTGGTGCTGGGTAGTACCGAACCTACGACGATTCTGACCGACCGGCGGCAGTGGCCGGCTTTGCCAACTACCGTGGACTGGATGATGGCGCTGGATACGCTGACCTATATGCCGGATGATATTTTGGTCAAAGTGGATAGGGCTGCGATGAATTTGAGTCTGGAGACCCGGGTGCCGTTTTTGGATCATAGATTGGTCGAATTTGCCTGGCGGCTACCGTTGTCGATGAAAATTCGCGATGGTCAAGGCAAGCATCTATTGAGGCAGGTGTTATACGATTACGTGCCGAAGTCATTGATCGAAAGGCCTAAAATGGGATTCGGCATTCCGCTCGACAACTGGTTGCGTGGCGCTTTACGGGATTGGGCCGAATCTTTGTTGAATGAATCCCGCTTGAATCAGGACGGTTTTTTTGCACCTGCGGGCATCAGAAAAAAGTGGCAAGAACATCTCTCCGGCCAACGGAATTGGCAGTATCATTTGTGGGGAGTCCTTATGTTTCAAGCTTGGTTGGATGAGCAGAGAGTCTTAAGGAAATAA